A segment of the Romboutsia sp. 13368 genome:
TCCTGGTCCTTGTTTTGCAGATAATATTATAACTTTTTTAAATAGTTCACTATCTAATAAGTTCTTTAATTCTTTTCTATTTTTTATATCATCTATTGAATCTCCATGAACCGTTGTTATCAAACTTACTCCTCCATTTAATGCAGTATATAATGCCTTTATTTCATCTATATTACCTATTTCATCTGTCACTATTACATTTGGCGACATTGATCTTAAAAGCATTGTTATTCCTATATCTTTTGGACATGTTTCTATAACATCTGTTCTTATTCCTACATTCATTTGTGGTATACCTAGGTAAGATCCAGATATTTCATTACGCTCATCTATTAATGCAACCTTGATTCCATCAAATCCAAACAACTCATTTCCATTACTTATGTTTCTCACTATATCCCTTATTAATGTTGTTTTTCCACATTGAGGTGGCGATATTATTAATGTATTATTTATTTTATCCCTACCCCTTATAATATGATTTATTATTTTATCAGAACAACCTATAACCTCTCTTGAAATTCTTATATTTAATGATGATATATGTTTTATATTTTTAACTTGTCCATCTTCTATGATTGTTTTTCCAACTAATCCAACTCTATGACCACCTCTTAATGTTATAAATCCTTTCTTTATATCATCAATAAATGAATGTATAGAATATTTACACATTATTTGAAATGTTTGCTCTATATCTTCCTTACTTACAATATAAGGATTGTCCATTTTTAAATCTAACTTATTTAGCTTACTATTATAAAAATAATCTTTGTTATTTGCATTTATTATTAATGGCTTTTGAGATCTTAATCTTATCTCTTCAATATTTATATAGTCTTTTGATATATTACTTATTTTTTCTCTTAGGTTTATTGAAAGTGAGTTTATAACTTCTTCTGAAAGCTTACTCATCCCTTGTCCTCCTCTCTTGTTTATATAATAATTTTATTTATAGATATAAAAAAATATTACTAAATTTATAGATTTATATTATAAAATATTTTGTATATATTTATTTTTCAAAATATATGTTTWAMTATTTGTATTTTTATATATACAAAGCAAGGCTGAGTAATCTATATATTAAATTACTCAGCCTTGTTTATATATTTAATAATTGAATTTAAGATATCAACTAATATTTTATTTTTATATATTTTCTTATATAATTCGTTTAAATCTATATACTATTTTTCTTCATTTTTATTATTTTCTAAAAATACTTGTATTTCCTTAACTACATTTCCTTTTGCAAACTTTATACCTTGATTTATTGCATTTTTTATAGCTTTTGAGTCTGAACTTCCATGAGCTTTTATTACCCCACCATTAACGCCTAAAAGTGGTGCTCCTCCATATTCAGAATAGTCCATATAGCTTTTTAATTTTTTTAAATCATCTTTTATAAGCATAGCACCTAATTTACCTTTTGTGCTGCTTAATAATGTTTCTTTCATAAGCTTCATAACAGACATTGCTACACCTTCTGTTGATTTTAATAATATATTTCCTGTAAATCCATCGCAGACAATTATATCAGTATATGCATTTATAACATCTCTTGCCTCTATATTCCCTATAAAGTTTAAGTCTAAATTCTTTAATTCTTCATATGATTTTTTAACTAAATCATTTCCTTTTCCTTCTTCTATACCTATGTTAGCTAATGCTATTTTAGGATTACTTATTCCTAATACCTTATTTGCATATATATTACTCATACCTGCAAATTGAACTAAGTTTATAGGTTTACAATCAGCATTGGCACCACTATCTGCTATTAAAGTCATGCCTCTTTTTACATTAGGTAACGCTGGGCATAAGCAAGGTCTATCTATACCTTTTATTCTTCCAACAACAAATACGCCTCCAGCAAGTACTGCTCCAGTGTTTCCTGCTGATATAAATGCTTGGGCTTTGCCTTCTTTAACAAGTTTAAGTCCAACTACCATAGATGAATCTTTTTTACTTCTGATAGCTTTTACAGGCTTGTCTTCATTTTCAATAATTTCAGTAGTATGTACTATTTCTAATTTACTTCTATCAAATTCATAATTAGCAAATTCTTTTTCAAGTAAATCTTTATCTCCAGTTATTATTATATCTACATTATATTCTTTTATAGCATTTACTACACCTTCTACATTTGATTTTGGTGCATTATCTCCACCCATACCATCTACTACAATTTTCACAAATATTCCTCCTTACTTAGTTTATATTTATTATTTTATATATTATATTATAGCTTTTTATTATCATAATTGTAATCATTACTAAATAATAGTAATATAATATCTTTTCTAGTAACCATTATTATCTTATATAATTTATTATAAACAAAAAAACATGTAGAATAAATTCTACATGTTTTAGAAGTTATTATTCAGATACAACTTCTTTACCTTTATAATATCCACAGTCTGGACATACTCTATGTGGTAATTTTGGCTCATGACATTGTGGACAACTTACGAATCCAGTTGCTACCATTTTAGAGTTAGCTGCTCTTCTCATTTTAGTTTTTGATTTAGATGTTTTACGCTTTGGTACTGCCATTTACGCCACCTCCTTAGTCATTTTTAAATATATCTTTTAATTTAGCAAAACGGGGATCTATGATCTCCTCGTCGTTCGCACTTTCATTACAAGAACAAGCTTCTATATTTAAGTTTGCTCCGCATCCTTGACAAAGTCCCTCACAGTCTTCTTTACAAAGAACACTTGCAGGTATTTTAAAGTCTAATGTCTGTTCTATTATATCAACAAGATCTAAATCTTGTCCATCAAATAATAATGCATCATCATCTTCAAATTCATCTTCATCAAAGCCTTCTTTTACTAAAAAACCTTGTATAGAATATTCTATCGGTACTTCTACCTCATCTAAACATCTTGAACAATTGTCAATAAGTGTAAAGTCAACATCTATATCTAGGTATAAACCTTTATTAGTGTTTGAAACTTTACCTTCTATATTTATTGGTGAGGCTAGTTTGTAATCAGTATTACAATAACTAATAGTATCAATTTTTTGAGAAAAATTCAAGTCTAATTTGTCAGTTTCTCTTCTAATTAATTTATCTAGACTTATTTTCATCAGATTCACCTCAATACATTACCAATTTATTATACAAATTTGGCTTTTGTTTGTCAAGTATTTTTACTTGATAGATATTTTTGCCATTAATCCTGTATATCTACAAAATATAAGGTAGGTTTTACCCTACCTTATAAAATATTATATCCATTTATAATTATTTTACTAATTCTAATGTATCTCTTGCTATCATTAACTCTTCGTTAGTAGGTATTAATAATATCTTAACTTTTGAATCTTCTGTAGATATTACTCTTTCTTTACCTCTTACTTTGTTAGCTTCTTCATCTAACTTCATTCCTAAGAAGTCCATGTTAGCCATTATATCAGCTCTCATTTCTATACCATTTTCACCAACACCAGCAGTGAATACAACAGCGTCAACACCGTTCATTTCTGCAGCATAAGATCCTATATATTTCTTAACTTTCTTAGCATATGATTCTAAAGCTACTTGAGCTAATTCATTATTTTCAGCAGCAGCATCTTCTATATCTCTGAAGTCTGAAGATATACCAGTCATTCCGTATACTCCTGACTTTTTGTTCATTAAATCGCTTAATCCTTTAGCATCTAATCCTTCTTTTTCCATTAAGAATGGTAATATAGCTGCATCTATATCTCCACATCTAGTTCCCATTATTAATCCTTCAAGTGGAGTGAATCCCATACTTGTATCAACAGACTTACCACCATCAACAGCAGCTAAAGAAGCTCCATTTCCTAAGTGACAAGTTATTATTTTACAATCTTCTATGTTTTTACCTAACATATCAGCAGCTCTTTGAGATACATATCTATGAGATGTTCCATGGAATCCGTATCTTCTTACACCGTACTTAGTGTATAGCTCATTAGGTAATCCATATAAATAAGATGATTTTGGCATTGTTTGATGGAAAGCCGTATCGAATACTGCTACCATTGGTACACCTGGAAGTATAGCTTCACAAGCTTCTATTCCCATTATGTTAGCTGGGTTGTGAAGTGGTGCTAATTCTACACATTCTTGTAATGCAGCTTTTACTTCATCAGTTATTACTACAGATGCAGCAAACTTTTCTCCACCGTGAACAACTCTGTGTCCTACAGCTTCAACTTCTTTTATATCTTTAACTCCACCGTATTGTGCGTCAACTACAGCGTCTAATACTAACTTTATAGCATCTTGATGGTTTTTCATTGGTTGCTCAACTATAAGTTTTCCTTCAACACCATCTTTTTCTTGCTTTAGTATAGAACCTTCTATACCTATTCTTTCAACTAATCCTACACATAAAACGTCTTCATTTGACATATCTATTAATTGATATTTTAATGAAGAACTACCACAGTTTAATACTAATATTTTCATTAGTATACCTCCTTGAAATTTCATAGATAATATGTAATAAGCCTTAGGCTTAAATATACTAAATATATTTGTATACATTAAACATTTTAACAATATTTAATATACCACTTTTTTCAAAAAAAGTATAGATAATTTAATATAATTTATATTAACCTATATTATTTTTCTCAATTTGTTATAATATTATAATATAATTAACAAATTTATTTTTAGTACAAGTACTATTTCTTCATAATTTGTTAAAAACCTTTATTTTCAAATATAAAAAGGAGATTTTTTCATGAAAATACTTGGACTTATAGTCGAATATAATCCTTTTCATAATGGACATTTATATCATTTAGAAAAATCTATAAAAGAAACTAATGCTACTCATACTATAGCTATTATGAGCGGCAATTTCTTACAAAGAGGAGAACCAGCTTTATTCGATAAATATACAAGAGCTTATGCTGCTGTAAAAAATGGAGTTGACTTAGTAATAGAACTGCCTACAATGTTTGCTTGCCAAAGTGCAGAGATATTTTCTCACGGTGCAATAGCTACTCTAAATTCTTTAAATTGTGTTGATTCTATTTGTTTCGGAAGTGAAGAAGGTGATGTTAATATACTTAAAACGATTTCTGAAATACTAGTAGATGAACCTAATGAATTTAAAATATATCTAAAAAAATACTTAGATGATGGTATGCTTTTTCCAACTGCTAGGAGTTTAGCTTTATTTGATTATATTAATAAATATAATCTTTTAGATATATCAAAAGAAAAGCTATTAGATATATTAAATTCATCAAATAATATCCTAGGTTTAGAATATATAAAAAGTATATTAAAACTAAAAAGTAACATAAAACCTTATACTATCACTAGAGTTCAATCTCAATATAATAGTGAAACTATAGAAAGTAATATTTGTTCTGCAACTGCCATAAGAAAGCAATTAAAAGATTTTACTAATATAGACTCTATATCATCTGTTGTACCATGTAATACATTTAATACATTAAAAGATAAAATAAATAATAATTTTGACCCTATGTTTGATGATAATTATTTTGAAATTCTATCTTCAATAATAGTCAGGGATATAAATATATTAAATACATATTTTGAAGTTAATGAAGGTATAGAAAATAAAATATATCAAAGCATTTTTACCTCTTCATCATTAGATGATTTAAAGGAATCTATAAAATCTAAAAGATATACTATGACAAAAGTTAAAAGAACCTTAAATAATATATTACTAGGTATAACTAAATACGATATGAATAATATAAAAAATATTGATAGTATACCTTATATAAGAATATTAGCTTTTAATGATAAAGGTCGTGAGATAATAAAAAATATAAAAAATAATTCAGATGTGAATATTATAAATAAATTTTCTAATATTTCATTTTCTAAAGATGATAAAATATTTAAAACATTAATAGATTACGATATAAAAGCAAGCAATATATATAATCTTATCTACTATAAAAATAATAGAAATCTACTAAAAGGACCTATGGACTTTTATATATCACCTAAATATGTAAAATAAGTATACAACCTTTTATCATATATGCCAAATCCATCTAATATAATAATTCTATATTAGATGGATGGTAGGTGATCAAAATTAACAAAAAACAAATTATTAACTTTTTTTTTCCCATTTTAATTGTTATTACATTAATATTAGGTATCATTAAATTTCCAAACCAATCTATTTTAGCAGCTCAAAAAGGAATATCTATTTGGGTTAATGTATTAATCCCTTCACTTTTACCCTTTATAATAGGTGCAAATTTAATAATAGACTTAAAAGTCGTTGACATAATAGGATATATAATAAATCCCGTTGCAAAATTTATTTTTAATGTTTCAGGTAAAAGTGCATTAGTATTTGCTATCTCTACAGTATCCGGTTATCCTGTAGGTGCAAAATTAGCTTCTGAACTTAGAAATCAAAAACAAATTTCAAAATTCGAAGCACAAAGATTAGTTTCATTTTGTTCTACATCAGGTCCACTTTTTATAGTTGGTGCTGTAGCAACTGGAATGTTTAAAAATCCTGAATTAGGATATTTGATGCTTATCTGTCATTACCTTGGATCTATTTCTGTTGGAATCTTATTTAGAAATTACGGTAAAGAATCCTTGAACAATACAAAAACTTCTCTAAAATCTAATGTAATAAACACTATAAACGATAGATACAAAGATGAAAGAGGTTTTTTTGTTTTATTTGGAAATGCTGTATTTAATGGTATTAATACATTACTATCTATAGGTGGTTTTGTAATTGTATTTTCTGTAGTTTTTGAAATTTTTTCATTATTTAATATAATATCTTTAGTTTCTTCAATACTATGTATACCTTTATCAATATTTGGCGTTACAAAAGAACTTTGTAATGCATTTATAAGTGGTTTATTTGAAATGACTATCGGGTGTGATAAAATCTCATCTGTATTGTCAGTACCAGAAGTCTTAAAAGCATCTCTTTCTAGTTTTTTAATAGGATTTAGCGGTTTATCTATATTGGCTCAATGTTGTAGTTTTATAGCTAAAACAGATATAAGCACAAAATCATATGTTTTGAGTAAATTTCTACATGGTTTATTATCTAGTATATTCACATTTTTATTATATCCTCTATTAAAATCTGATTCATTTGTATCAAATTTTGGTACAATGCACAACTTTATTTATGATAATTCACTATGGAGTTTTTATTTAGAAAATTATAATATAATACTTCCTATTTTTATATTAATTTACATATTTATAATTCTTTCAATATTAGAAAAAACTAGTTATAAATTAAATAAAGAAAGCTAACCTTAGCTTTCTTTATTTTCCTGGATTTAATTCTATTCTATTTCTTTCAACTTCTTGTAATATGCTTTTTAAGTTATGCTCTACAGTACTCAATACATCTTCTGCATATTCTATTGATCCTAATTTTATTTCTTTTGCAACAATTTCAGCTCTTGAAATAATTTCATTTGATTTTTCTTCAGCTCTAACTACTGGCTCACTAGCCTCTAAATATGCATCTAATATTTCTTGAGAATTTTTCTTTAATTCTTCTATATTATTTTCATATTCTTCTTTTATTCTCTCAGCTTCTTTTTTAGCTTGTTCTACTATTTCCATAGCTTCTTGCTTAGATTCATTTATTATTTTATGTCTTTCTTGGTTTACCCAATGTGCCTGTTTTAACTCTTCAGGCAATGAAGCCTTTATACTGTTAATTAATTCTAATACTTCTTCTCTATCTATACTACATTTATGAGAAAATGGTATAGAAGAAGAATTTTTTATTATAGATTCTAACTCTTCGAATCTATCCATAACTTCTAAATCTACATACATTTTTCATTCCCCCTATTAGTTTTTCTTTCTAATTCATCTAAAACTGTTTTTGGTACTAAATTTTTAACATCTCCACCAACTGTTACTACTTCTTTTACCAATGATGAACTTACAAATGAATGTTCCACCTTTGTAGGTAATATAATAGTTTCTATATCAGGATCTAATTCTCTATTCATATGAGCCATTTGTAACTCATATTCTATATCAGCACCTGTTCTTACACCTCTAACTAAAGTATCTATTCCATTATTTTTGCAATAATTTACTAAAAGCCCATCAAAGCTAACTATTTTTATATTTTTTAAATGCTTTGTGCAAGATTTTATTAATTCTACTCTTTCATCAAAATCAAATAATCCTTTTTTATTAGGATTATAAAGAACTCCTATTTGTAATTCATCAAATAATTTTGAAGCTCTACAAATTATATCTAAATGACCATTTGTTATAGGATCAAAACTTCCTGCAAATATAGCTTTTCTTTTTTTACTTTTCATTTTATTCCTCCAGTTTATAAAATGTTAAAGTTGTATTTCCATATTTCTTTTCTTTAGTTTTTTCTAATCTTCCTATTTTATCTATAAATTTATCTTTTGTATCATGCTCAACTACTATAATACCGTCTTCAGATAATAAATTTGAATTATCAATATTTGAAAGAGCATCTATAAACATATTCTTATAATATGGAGGATCCATAAATATTATATCAAATTTTTCATTTTGCATTTTTAGCCTATCTATTGCAGATTTAAAATCTATATTTAAAATTGTACTCTCATTTTCAAATCTAGATTTTTTTACATTAGATTTTACTATATTTATACTATCTTTACTAACATCAACAAATGTAGCAGATAATGCACCTCTAGATAAACATTCTATACCTAATGAACCTGTCCCTGCAAATAAGTCTAATACATTACTATCTATTATATATGGATTTATTATATTAAATAAAGATTCTTTAACCCTGTCTGTAGTAGGTCTTACATCTTCATTTTTAGGAGTATCTAATTTTAGTCCTCTTACTTTTCCTGATATTACTCTCAAAAAACTTCACCTCTTTGTATATTTTAACATAAATTTAACTAATTTAATGAAATTTCTTTAACAGAATGCTCAAATTTTGACAGAATTTCTTTCTTTAAAAACTTATTTTCATAATTTTCTAGTTTATAGTCTAAACCTATAATATATCTAGCTTCTTGTTGAGCTAATTTTAGTATTTTCATATGTTTAAATATATTTGCAACTTTAAGTTCTGGTAAACCATGTTGCCTTGTTCCAAAAAATTCTCCTGGACCTCTTATTTCTAAATCTTTCTCTGATATTTTAAATCCATCATTTGTCTCTTCCATTATAGACATTCTTTGCTTACAAACTTCGCTTTTTGATGCATATATTAAAATACAGTAAGACTTATGACTCCCTCTACCAACTCTACCTCTTAGCTGATGAAGTTGAGCAAGTCCAAATCTTTCAGCATTTTCTATTATCATTAAAGTTGCATTTGGAACATTTACACCTACTTCAATTACAGTTGTAGACACTAATATATCTATATCCTTATTTTTAAAACTTTTCATTATTTCATCTTTTTCACTAGCCTTCATCTTTCCATGTAAAAGACCCACTCTTAAATCACTAAAATACTCTACTTTTAATTCTTCTACTAATTCTGTTGCTGCTTTAGCCTCTATAGATTCACTTTCTTCAACTAATGGACAAACTATATATACTTGTCTACCTTTTTCAACCTCTTTTCTAACTAAGGAGTTATAGGCTTTATCTCTTTTACCTTTATCTATAGCTAGCGTTTCTATTGGTTGTCTTCCTGGAGGTAATTCATCAATTATAGATATATCTAAATCACCATAAAGTATTAGAGCTAGAGTTCTTGGAATTGGAGTTGCTGTCATAACTAATATATCTGGATTTATTCCTTTTTCTGAAAGCTTACTTCTTTGTCTAACACCAAATCTATGTTGTTCATCAGTTATAACTATACCTAAGTTATTAAATTCTACTTTATCCTCTATTAAAGCATGTGTTCCTATTAATATATCAATTTCTTTATTTTTTACTCTCTCAAGAACTTTTTCTTTTTGTTTCTTAGTAAGACTTCCTACTAAAAGTTCTATTTCCATCCCAAAAGGTTTTAACGTTTCACATAATGAAATATAGTGCTGTTCTGCTAAAATCTCTGTTGGAGCCATTAAAGCTCCTTGATATCCATTTAAAACACAATTTGCTAATGATAAAAGTGCAACTACAGTTTTACCTGAACCAACATCTCCCTGAACTAATCTATTCATAACCTTATGTGACTTCATATCATTTATTATTTCATTTAAGGCTTTATTTTGAGCATTGGTAAGCTTAAATGGCAATGAATTTAGTATGTTGTCTAATTTTTCTTCTCTATTAAATTTTATTCCATCAACTTCACTAGTTCCATTTTTAAACATAAATAATCCTAATTGAAGAATTAAAAATTCTTCAAACACAATTCTATATAAAGCTATTTTTAATGATTCTTTACTTGTGGGATTGTGAATATTTCTTATAGCATAATCTATACTACATAATTTATACTTTTCTATTATTCTTTGAGGTAAATATTCTTTTATTTTTAATTCTTCATTACTTAATACTGATTTTATAATACTTATAATTTCTTTATTAGTTACTCCATAAGTTAATGGATATATAGGCATAACCTTACAAGTATTTTTAGGAACATTCGTAAGGTGCTCTATTTCACATGAACCTAATTCTATAGTTTTAAATTCTTTTTTTACTTTTCCAAAAACTAATATAGTATCTCCACATTTATATAAATTTTTTATATGTGGTTGATTAAAAAAAGCAAGCTTTGCATATCCAGTTTCATCTCTTATATCAATTTTAGTTAAAGTCATTCCTTTTTTAGGAGTTGTTGTAT
Coding sequences within it:
- the rpmF gene encoding 50S ribosomal protein L32, which codes for MAVPKRKTSKSKTKMRRAANSKMVATGFVSCPQCHEPKLPHRVCPDCGYYKGKEVVSE
- a CDS encoding acetate/propionate family kinase, which gives rise to MKILVLNCGSSSLKYQLIDMSNEDVLCVGLVERIGIEGSILKQEKDGVEGKLIVEQPMKNHQDAIKLVLDAVVDAQYGGVKDIKEVEAVGHRVVHGGEKFAASVVITDEVKAALQECVELAPLHNPANIMGIEACEAILPGVPMVAVFDTAFHQTMPKSSYLYGLPNELYTKYGVRRYGFHGTSHRYVSQRAADMLGKNIEDCKIITCHLGNGASLAAVDGGKSVDTSMGFTPLEGLIMGTRCGDIDAAILPFLMEKEGLDAKGLSDLMNKKSGVYGMTGISSDFRDIEDAAAENNELAQVALESYAKKVKKYIGSYAAEMNGVDAVVFTAGVGENGIEMRADIMANMDFLGMKLDEEANKVRGKERVISTEDSKVKILLIPTNEELMIARDTLELVK
- a CDS encoding nucleotidyltransferase, encoding MKILGLIVEYNPFHNGHLYHLEKSIKETNATHTIAIMSGNFLQRGEPALFDKYTRAYAAVKNGVDLVIELPTMFACQSAEIFSHGAIATLNSLNCVDSICFGSEEGDVNILKTISEILVDEPNEFKIYLKKYLDDGMLFPTARSLALFDYINKYNLLDISKEKLLDILNSSNNILGLEYIKSILKLKSNIKPYTITRVQSQYNSETIESNICSATAIRKQLKDFTNIDSISSVVPCNTFNTLKDKINNNFDPMFDDNYFEILSSIIVRDINILNTYFEVNEGIENKIYQSIFTSSSLDDLKESIKSKRYTMTKVKRTLNNILLGITKYDMNNIKNIDSIPYIRILAFNDKGREIIKNIKNNSDVNIINKFSNISFSKDDKIFKTLIDYDIKASNIYNLIYYKNNRNLLKGPMDFYISPKYVK
- the coaD gene encoding pantetheine-phosphate adenylyltransferase, which produces MKSKKRKAIFAGSFDPITNGHLDIICRASKLFDELQIGVLYNPNKKGLFDFDERVELIKSCTKHLKNIKIVSFDGLLVNYCKNNGIDTLVRGVRTGADIEYELQMAHMNRELDPDIETIILPTKVEHSFVSSSLVKEVVTVGGDVKNLVPKTVLDELERKTNRGNEKCM
- the rsmD gene encoding 16S rRNA (guanine(966)-N(2))-methyltransferase RsmD — protein: MRVISGKVRGLKLDTPKNEDVRPTTDRVKESLFNIINPYIIDSNVLDLFAGTGSLGIECLSRGALSATFVDVSKDSINIVKSNVKKSRFENESTILNIDFKSAIDRLKMQNEKFDIIFMDPPYYKNMFIDALSNIDNSNLLSEDGIIVVEHDTKDKFIDKIGRLEKTKEKKYGNTTLTFYKLEE
- the plsX gene encoding phosphate acyltransferase PlsX → MKIVVDGMGGDNAPKSNVEGVVNAIKEYNVDIIITGDKDLLEKEFANYEFDRSKLEIVHTTEIIENEDKPVKAIRSKKDSSMVVGLKLVKEGKAQAFISAGNTGAVLAGGVFVVGRIKGIDRPCLCPALPNVKRGMTLIADSGANADCKPINLVQFAGMSNIYANKVLGISNPKIALANIGIEEGKGNDLVKKSYEELKNLDLNFIGNIEARDVINAYTDIIVCDGFTGNILLKSTEGVAMSVMKLMKETLLSSTKGKLGAMLIKDDLKKLKSYMDYSEYGGAPLLGVNGGVIKAHGSSDSKAIKNAINQGIKFAKGNVVKEIQVFLENNKNEEK
- a CDS encoding YceD family protein, whose product is MKISLDKLIRRETDKLDLNFSQKIDTISYCNTDYKLASPINIEGKVSNTNKGLYLDIDVDFTLIDNCSRCLDEVEVPIEYSIQGFLVKEGFDEDEFEDDDALLFDGQDLDLVDIIEQTLDFKIPASVLCKEDCEGLCQGCGANLNIEACSCNESANDEEIIDPRFAKLKDIFKND
- the ylbJ gene encoding sporulation integral membrane protein YlbJ, with protein sequence MIKINKKQIINFFFPILIVITLILGIIKFPNQSILAAQKGISIWVNVLIPSLLPFIIGANLIIDLKVVDIIGYIINPVAKFIFNVSGKSALVFAISTVSGYPVGAKLASELRNQKQISKFEAQRLVSFCSTSGPLFIVGAVATGMFKNPELGYLMLICHYLGSISVGILFRNYGKESLNNTKTSLKSNVINTINDRYKDERGFFVLFGNAVFNGINTLLSIGGFVIVFSVVFEIFSLFNIISLVSSILCIPLSIFGVTKELCNAFISGLFEMTIGCDKISSVLSVPEVLKASLSSFLIGFSGLSILAQCCSFIAKTDISTKSYVLSKFLHGLLSSIFTFLLYPLLKSDSFVSNFGTMHNFIYDNSLWSFYLENYNIILPIFILIYIFIILSILEKTSYKLNKES
- the recG gene encoding ATP-dependent DNA helicase RecG, translating into MIDLEKDIQYVKGIGPKKAYKLNKLGIFTLKDLLFYFPRQFEDRNNLKKIAQLQNDEKATIKAVIVSINTTTPKKGMTLTKIDIRDETGYAKLAFFNQPHIKNLYKCGDTILVFGKVKKEFKTIELGSCEIEHLTNVPKNTCKVMPIYPLTYGVTNKEIISIIKSVLSNEELKIKEYLPQRIIEKYKLCSIDYAIRNIHNPTSKESLKIALYRIVFEEFLILQLGLFMFKNGTSEVDGIKFNREEKLDNILNSLPFKLTNAQNKALNEIINDMKSHKVMNRLVQGDVGSGKTVVALLSLANCVLNGYQGALMAPTEILAEQHYISLCETLKPFGMEIELLVGSLTKKQKEKVLERVKNKEIDILIGTHALIEDKVEFNNLGIVITDEQHRFGVRQRSKLSEKGINPDILVMTATPIPRTLALILYGDLDISIIDELPPGRQPIETLAIDKGKRDKAYNSLVRKEVEKGRQVYIVCPLVEESESIEAKAATELVEELKVEYFSDLRVGLLHGKMKASEKDEIMKSFKNKDIDILVSTTVIEVGVNVPNATLMIIENAERFGLAQLHQLRGRVGRGSHKSYCILIYASKSEVCKQRMSIMEETNDGFKISEKDLEIRGPGEFFGTRQHGLPELKVANIFKHMKILKLAQQEARYIIGLDYKLENYENKFLKKEILSKFEHSVKEISLN
- the spoIIIAA gene encoding stage III sporulation protein AA, which gives rise to MSKLSEEVINSLSINLREKISNISKDYINIEEIRLRSQKPLIINANNKDYFYNSKLNKLDLKMDNPYIVSKEDIEQTFQIMCKYSIHSFIDDIKKGFITLRGGHRVGLVGKTIIEDGQVKNIKHISSLNIRISREVIGCSDKIINHIIRGRDKINNTLIISPPQCGKTTLIRDIVRNISNGNELFGFDGIKVALIDERNEISGSYLGIPQMNVGIRTDVIETCPKDIGITMLLRSMSPNVIVTDEIGNIDEIKALYTALNGGVSLITTVHGDSIDDIKNRKELKNLLDSELFKKVIILSAKQGPGTVEKIYDLEEKRWYFAN